Part of the Arvicanthis niloticus isolate mArvNil1 chromosome 29, mArvNil1.pat.X, whole genome shotgun sequence genome, GTTACGTGGTATTTATTTTGTTATCCATGGAagttttttaacatttctttttgctTCATGCATGGCTTTTagataaaatgtttttcaaataaattagAGACATGTTTTTATATAGTAAGTACTGTAATTCTCATCTCTAACAAATGAGAAGGTTTTTTTTCTACAACATACTtaggaaaattaaaagtaatatcttaaaattactattattatcattattattattccttgttCATATTCCCCCAGTTAGACTACTATGTTTTAGCAGAATAAGCTGTCAAGGAAATATAGAAACAGTTTAGGGACAGGCATTAATAACTACTTTGTGTGCTAGTTACATGTTGTAGGATTCTATTACAGATCTAGGAAGGTTTAGACGTTGCTCCATACTCTAGCCTGGCTCCTCATGGAAACTTTCACCTGAAGCAGATTATATAACTGTACTATCTCTGTTTTCCCATCTGGAAAAGGAAGTGATATCTACCTCACAGGGTTCCTGTTAGAATTGATTGAAAGAGCACATGTAATGCAGCTCTTTGAAAAGTGCTTAGTGATGTTCTTTGCACTATTGTGTCATCAGAATTAAAATGGAGAAGTCTGACAAGTAGCTGGCTGCAGTGTGCACTGTGTATCCTCAGAGAGGATGCGGTGTATCCTCAGAGAGTAGGACCAGTGATGACCATGACATTTTTAGTTTCACTTAATCGTCTTGAACTAGGGAAGTATTTACTTAAGAAGTAATGTATATCCTCCATATAACCCAACCAACTAAACAGTAATAACAGCTTTAAGTTGACAGACTACAAGTACAATTAGGAAGAACAAGGAAACTGTCATTTGTCAGAAGCCAATTGTGCTGTGTCCGTGACTCTCAGCACTTTGTCCTGGCCTTTTGTTGTAATAATTGTTCATACTGTTCTCATTGACTAGATGAGATGGCAGACCCAAAAGTTAAATAGTTGACTAATGGTGTTATTCAACCATTTTGGGGGAGGCGGACCTGGGGATGTATATCTAATAATCCCAGTCATGGGTCTCAAGTCATGAGGCCTAAAGATGAGGAAGGAGCTTAAGGTCAGACTGGGCAGCAGTGAAATTCTCAtttctccctgctcccaccctCCTCCAAATTTAGCAGCACCAAAATTCATTATCCAGTTGGTTTGTATACAGCATCCTTGGGGTACTCTTGaaacttttttctcctttgtcttaCCTTTGCTTCTGCTGTTTCATAAACAGTTAATCAAAATTATAGCCTAAATAGGCTCCATATTATTCTGCTTTAgttgtaaatttaaaatatagtttaaaatttctgtttatgGTCACCAGTGGTGGAGGacaccttcaatcccaacacatggaaggcagaggcagatgaatgtcttgagtttcaggccagcctggtccataaattctagaacagcccgaatacacagagaaatcctgtctcaaaacaaaatctgtttaaaaaagtCAAGCATCCATGTGGTAGATGATGAAATAATGACTGCTTgttagtcaagaaaaaaaaagaaagtgatggGGTTTTTTTGGTCATATAAAGTGCTAAGCATTTGGAATAGTGCATAGTGCTTGTGGTCAGAAGTAGAGTGGCTTTGCTGCTGTTCTGTTTAAAAATGTGCTTAAATTAGTGCTTATTGAAAAGTAAAATGTGGCTACATgcagcctttgtttgtttgtagccAGAAAGGAAAACCACAAGGTATCCTAAAGACCATTATTACCTTGGAATCTGAGAAAAAGTCCTTCTCCCCATTCTCTCTGATTGAttgtgattgattgattgattgattgattgattgagagtTGGTCTTATTGCAGCCCCAGCTGAACTCACAGtggtcacctgcctctgccttcatacACTGTCATATGCGGGCTTCTTTTTCACTTTCTGATGCCATCTcagactgttgggagccgcagtgcgcgtgtcagcattcgccattataagatggcgcgggcatcctgtcctcccactagtaaacaactgactgcgcaggtgcaaaaggcaaaaatcgcgcccaagtcactgcccatcccagggtggAATATGGGGTGaggagtgaacagccaatcagaagtgaacacgccactctaggctacatatagcagtgcctttcccgggctttgggtctttccgcttctgcttatacaagaagtaaagcctcattgtagtaaccacccgaacactgcctcatgtgtccttTTTTGCGGGCGAaagggacacggaggggctcggcaCATCAGACCATAGCTCAGGCGTGCCTGGAGCTGCTGCCCTTGACTTCTACCTATTCTTCACCTATAGCTTTGCCCCAGCTCAGACTCCTTCTTGAGACTCCATCAGATCACATTATCAGATCCTTGTACTACCTTAGTGTGTGTTAGAAGATACTTAATTAGTAGCTGATTCCAGATCCTGAACTTGGAAAGTGAGCCAGTCATTTTCTAGTTTATTCTAGTAACTGTATGTTGTTCTCCTCCATAGCTGTGAAATAGCCGTCTCCACTCTGCTAACACTCAGTCCTTGTTCCACACTCCAGGGAACAGATTTCTAGACAGGTCACTTGGAATGACAGCTTCAGAGCTACATACCCTTAATGTCTGGATACTGTTATTGTCTTTGACTGGCTCGTTTGTCTCACTTATTCTAGTGGAAATGTATTGTGAAAATgttatgtgtttatgttttctaGCCAACAGTGCATTGGAGCTTTATATCTGTACATTCATAACCttgaaaagggaaacaaaacactATGGATTATAAAGTTTTTGTCTCATTCCCATTTCTGACCTTCAGTTCAGAAAACACTCAAAGTGTCACACTTTGATGgcttctctgcctttcctttgactttctttttcaaCAGCATGATGTGCCACAATACCCATGCTGGGCCATTCCTGCACTTCCCAGGCCATTGCTGTTGGACAGAGGGGTAATGGAGTATAGAACATGTTTAGGGAAGACCTAGGAAGACATATTGTGAATcgttttaggcttttttttttttttaattgttccaGGCTGGGAGATGGTTCTTTGGTAAAGTTGGCAGCTAGAcaaacacaaagacctgagttcgggtccccagaacccacataaaaagcatGACAACACATTCTCTTAGGACACTTTTTTAAAAGCTAGACTGCTTGGAAAAGCTTAGAATATTTTGGTAATGaaaatagacattttaatatCTCTTTAAGGCATaaaggttttattgttgttttatatgAACTGGTTTCTGTTAAAATAGGACTACCTTGTGAGTGATCTGATGTAGTAACTCAGTGATGCTTGGTGCAATTGCAGATGCTAATTTCCCACATAAGAGCTGGAGTTAAAATGCTCCCTGAAATCTTTGTTAGAATGAGAAACACTTGGAATGAAGCTGTCATTCCAAGTGACCTGTCTACAAGTTTGTTCCCTGGAGTGTGGAACAAGGACTGACTGTTCACAGTGAAGATGGCTATTTCACAGCTATGGAGGAGAACAACATACAATGACTAGAATAAACTATTAAACAAAGGGGAAAATTGTGTGCAGGGAGTATCTCAGTTAGGCGTTCATTGCtatgaagggacaccatgaccaaggccactcttagaaaggaaaacatttaattggaactgacttacagttttagaggtttatcTAGTATCATCTGCAGATAACACACAAAGATTGCCACACTGGATGTTGagtataggagacctcaaagcctgtcccaaCAGTGACGAGTTTTTGTTCAAAAGAAAGGCTACACCCACTTCAACCAGGCtacactccctatgggccaagcctTTAAACATGAGCCCGGGGGCCAcatgtattcaaaccaccacagtggggagggcatgtgcatgtatatatggtgGTGGTGTCTGTGTATACATGGTGTGTGTGAGCATGATACAGGGATGGAGACATTGTCAATATCAGGTATCTTTCTTAGATCACAATCTACTAATATTTTTCTGGGACAGTTTCATTAAAACTCATTGATTCAGTTGGACTGTTCAGTGAGTGTCTGTTCCCCCCAAGCCCCTCAGTCTTGAGCCACAAGATGTGCTAAAATCTTAAACTTACTGTTGAGGCACTGCTTAGAACTTAACCGATTAATTAAGGAGCTTTTTGAGAAATCTGAGGTTTCTAATCTGtgagaatcccccccccccatccctcagTGGTCCTAATTAGAAACAGAACAGACAGACTGAAATCTCCCtaaccaaataaatatataaacatttaaaatataccaAATTGTAGGTGTCATTGACTTGATTAGTTCCACCTGTGATTATCTATGATTCCTTTAGATGCAATCATCTGAAAGCATTCAGACTTGGCTGCCTTTGTTATATCTTACGTTTTTTTCCATATACAAAGATAGTAAGGGGCTCTATTGTGACATACTTTCATTATGCATTTATATACTTACTTATTTTGTACAAGTGAAGTCGTTAGATATGTTATTGGCAGAGTAGAattcttttgttctgggtctcTCAGGTAAGTAAGTATAGATTTCCTGTGTTCTACTTGGTGAACAGTAAGTAGCATGACTTTTATGCTAATATATTGTGATCCCTGAGAGCACCGTATCAACTTTTTGATCTCTAGAATGACAGAAGCCACATTTGATACTCTTCGACTCTGGTTAATAATCCTGCTATGTGTTTTGCGATTGGCTGTGATGCGAAATCACCTGCAAGCATATTTAAATTTGGCCCAGAAATGTGTGGATCAAATGAAGAAAGAAGCGGGCCGAATAAGTACAGTCGAGCTACAGAAAATGGCAAGTTTTATAACAgtcaaaatggaaaaataatgacAAGCTATTTTGTGAAGAATAATTTGGACCTGTAATTGAAATATGGCATCTCATAATATCTTTTCTGTAAACAAGTAGAGTGGACATGAGCTGGCATTTGTCAGAGACCTTTATCCAATTCTGCTGCTGAAAGGGCCTTATCTTCCTGCCTTTGGCTCTTTATGTGTCAATACTGTTGAGTGCTACAAAGCTGTAGCATGCCCCTGTTGCTGAGTGGGGAGCCATCTAACCTTCTGAAAGGCATTACAATATGTTGTCTGACCTAATGACTAGAAGACTGGGGAAGCAGTGCCTGCATTCCTTCTGATTACTCCCTCTAACAGTCCTCCATGTGCATCCGTGTGAATTCTAAGTACATAGAGACTCTAGAGAAGATGGATGTGAATGATGTGTCACCATTACAGTGGGCCAGAGTCTgatcccttttctttttatatttactaGAAtgttggcctttttttttttttttttttggtctttatatttttgtattatttaataGTTGACCTCAAATATATTCATATGGAATGAAGCTTTGGTGTTTTATTTATAGAGTTCATGTCCATAACTGCCTGCTATAGTTGTTGTTTATTGTGTTGTTTAAGTAGCTCTCCATagcgattttttttttcaattttgcaaTATTTTCAAATTCTAAAATCTTTACCTCTAGGTTGAGCCTTTTGAAGTTAGGGTACATGCATAATGAAATGTAGACGTAATAATAGTTCACTTTTTACTCATGAAAGGATTAGTTAATATCATAAGCATTGCAGTGTGATGACTTTAGGACAGGTTGATTTGCTCATAACTTGTCAGCTGTTGTCGGTTACAGGTGGCGCGAGTCTTTTATTACCTGTGTGTCATTGCCCTGCAGTATGTGGCGCCTCTGGTGATGCTGCTTCACATGACTCTGCTTCTGAAAACACTAGGTAGGTGTGGCACCCAGGGAGACACTCTTTGCTTTCTGTCACCATTGTGGTTGTGCACCTAATGACATTGGTGCTGTTTGTTGTAGCTTTAGGAGGAAGCTGGGAAAATCTTTTCTGGAGAAGTCTTGAATTTAGAAGCCTGAGTGTatgcagttttattattttatgtttaaagtgTTTTCATTTAAGGTTAATTCTAGAGTTCTCAAGTAATGTGGCTAAGCACTGTTTAGACTTGAGTGATACAAGCAGGTAAATTAAAGGCTTGTTAGGGTCCAACAGGTCAGTTATTACTATTCTTTGTAAACTTGACTAGGTGGCAGGTTATATAGACAGTTTGACTTCAGGTAACTTATGTTGAAAGGATGAAGGATTTTTAGGGCAAAAGTGGGGTCTGGACTGTCATGTCTCCCTGTGAGGTAGTACCCAGGAACTACCCATGGTTACTCTGTTTCCCTTTTCTTAGATCAGGCAGCCTGCCATAGTGGGAGTGTAGAAGCCCCAAGAAAGTATGATCTGAATAGAGTCACTTACACCAGGGAACAGATCCTAAGTTTAAGTATGCCTTCAAACCTGTGTACCATAAGGGACAGGTAGCTCAGTTACAATGTGTGACTCACATCCTGTGCAAGGTAAAAAAGCTTATGATGAAACCAGTTCTAAAAGCCATTTTCAGTTTCTCTCATTGATATCATATGTAGTTTCTCAGAAAGATACTTGGTGGTGATGCTGTAGAGGTAGAAAGGATTTCTAGGAAATTAATGAGTCTGTTCTGTCAGTGAAGGCGGTTGATTCATACCTTACGCATTGCCAGATTTCTCTGCACTGAATTAAGAGTCTCTCAGACTTGgttttttaatatacttttaccTAAAATCCATTCAATAATATGATTCAATTAATTGTATTACTTTAACAGATAGtaaaattattactttattttcaaCATAAAATGATTTACTGTATCACCAAACTTTTTAATATGTAATGTGGGTAGggatttaaggttttcttttcttcttctgttttttgttttgtttgatccTTAGAATCATTTACTTACCAAGTTTTGTATCTTGAATTTTCTAGGTAATCATTCCTGGGGGATTTATCCAGAAGCTGTCTCTCCCATGCCAGTGGGTAATAGTCTCCCCTCTAACCCCGCTTACCCGGAACTACCATCACCCGATGGGAAGATGAAGGTAACTGTTACGCAAATCACAGTGGCACTGAGCAGCTTAAAAAACATCTTCACGCCTCTTCTTTTTCGAGGACTTCTGTCATTTTTGACATGGTGGATTGCTGCTTGCCTCTTTTCTACAAGCCTTTTTGGGCTTTTCTATCATCAGTATCTGACAGTGGCATGAATTTCAGTCAAAAACAGATATCCAAGTCACACTTTAAATTCAAATATCTGTGCCCTTGAAGGGTTGAcaaaagaagaatgcaaatacaaCGGAGAAAAACCTTATTGGAGTGTCTTGTTTGGAATGCTTCCTCTGTGCTCTCAGGGTGAATTACTGTTGTAGTAGTTAAAACTCTTGAGATAGGTTGTTCCTGTTACACTGTGGCGTTGGAACTGTAACTCATTGTGATAACTAATGTGAGGGCTATCTGCAGGGTAATCCTTCTGATTACCTTGGTTTACAGTTGCAAACCTCCAGCAGTCTTTTAGACTCCTCCTAGGACTCCAGTTACTGACTGCTTTCCT contains:
- the Tmem161b gene encoding transmembrane protein 161B isoform X2, coding for MAVLIVTENYLEFGLETGFTNFSDSAMQFLEKQGLESQGPVSKLTFKFFLAVFCSLIGAFLTFPGLRLAQMHLDALNLATEKITQTLLHINFLAPLFMVLLWVKPITKDYIMNPPLGKESVPLMTEATFDTLRLWLIILLCVLRLAVMRNHLQAYLNLAQKCVDQMKKEAGRISTVELQKMVARVFYYLCVIALQYVAPLVMLLHMTLLLKTLGNHSWGIYPEAVSPMPVGNSLPSNPAYPELPSPDGKMKVTVTQITVALSSLKNIFTPLLFRGLLSFLTWWIAACLFSTSLFGLFYHQYLTVA
- the Tmem161b gene encoding transmembrane protein 161B isoform X3, coding for MKPTQEMNISLVWCLLVLSFAIKVLFSLTTHYFKVEDGGERSVCVTFGFFFFVKAMAVLIVTENYLEFGLETGFTNFSDSAMQFLEKQGLESQGPVSKLTFKFFLAVFCSLIGAFLTFPGLRLAQMHLDALNLATEKITQTLLHINFLAPLFMVLLWVKPITKDYIMNPPLGKESVPLMTEATFDTLRLWLIILLCVLRLAVMRNHLQAYLNLAQKCVDQMKKEAGRISTVELQKMVARVFYYLCVIALQYVAPLVMLLHMTLLLKTLGNHSWGIYPEAVSPMPVGNSLPSNPAYPELPSPDGKMKVTVTQITVALSSLKNIFTPLLFRGLLSFLTWWIAACLFSTSLFGLFYHQYLTVA